The sequence TAGGGTGAGAAAACCAAATGAGAAGGGCAAGGTAGAATCCAGCATAAAATACATAAAGAACAACTTTCTAAAAAGCATAAGAGCGGAAGGAATAGAAGACATAGACACAGTCAAAGAGAAGCTTTTATTCTGGCAGGACAACATCTGTAATGCAAAGCTACACGGCACAACAAGAAAAATACCGAAGGATGAGTTTCTCAATGTAGAAAAGGAAAAACTCAACAGATTGCCAGATAGAAGATATGAGACCTACGATATTGCAAAAAGAACTGTAAACACCTACTCCCACATCTATTACAGGTACAACTACTACTCTGTGCCTGAAAAATACATATCAGAAAAGCTCAATATTAGGTCAAATGGAAAGATAATGGAGATCTATGATTCATCGTTCAACCTAATAGCCGAGACATCCCCTAATTTTTGTGTCTCTCTCATCATACCAAATCCCTCCTCACTCTTCAACTCCCTTCCCAAACTTAGCAACAAACATCTGATTCAGTTCATATCTTTTAGCCTTAATCAGAGGATTAACATTCCAGGTTTTGTGTAATTTATCTGTTGCAATGAAAAGGGCAACATTTAGGATATCCATGGACTGGAAGAACCCTCCTTTCTTTAGCCTTTGTTTTTCAAAGGATGAATGTACAGATTCAACAGTGTTTGTTGAATTGATGTACTTTCTTATTACCTCAGGGTACTTTAAGAAGGCAAGGAGTTCTTCTTTTCTTGAGTCTAAATATTTGGTGTAGGTCTTGTATTGGTCTTTGAATCTGTCAATTATCTCTGTTTTGAAAATCTCTATCCCTTTTTCAAAGGTATCACAGGAGTATTTAATCTCCTTGAGCTTTTTGTTCACATATGAGGCATCCTCCTTTTTCATATGCTTGTATACGTTTCTTGATGCATGAACTGTGCATTTCTGAATATCCGAGTAAGGAAAGAAGGCTCTTATTGCCTCTGAGATTCCGTTGAAATCATCACAGATGAACATTAAGACCCTTTTCATTCCCCTGTTGATTAAATCCTGGAATACTTCCATCCAGGTGGATCTGTTCTCACTACCAAAGAATGAGTAATATCCAAGGAGTGTTTTTTGAGCATTTGTGTCTATCCCTACAACAGTGTAAACGACAGCTCTCTTTACCCTTTTATCCTTTTCATCCTTTACCATACAGTGATAGGCGTCTATGTATAGAAAATAGTAGTTTTCCTGAAGTTCTTTGGATTTAAATTCAAGCATCTGTGTCTTTATGTATTCAAATATCTCATCGTATGCTTTTTCACTAAAATCCAGTCCTCTCAATTTCATCTTGTGCACGATTTCCTGTTTTGAGTCTCCATTGATTAGGAAGGAGAAGATTAAATCCTCAAAGCTTTCATCATACCTTTGATATTTGGGAGGGAGAAGATGAGAGCGGAAGTTTCCGCTCCTTGTTCTTGGGACATCCAAATTCAGTTTACCAAGGCCTGTGTTTAGGCTCCTTTTGTAGGTTCCATTGCCTTTGTCTTCTGGGTTCTCAAGTAAGTACTCGTATCTTTCCTTACCCATTATCTCAATAAGTAG comes from Hippea maritima DSM 10411 and encodes:
- a CDS encoding Mu transposase domain-containing protein; amino-acid sequence: MPVISNNSRRKKKVKYWIFSMVLSYSRYRYYELVDNQSIPTFINCHINAFEYFSGAPKAIKIDNLKSGVLHVNFYEPEIQHEYARMLEYYNSSAVACRVRKPNEKGKVESSIKYIKNNFLKSIRAEGIEDIDTVKEKLLFWQDNICNAKLHGTTRKIPKDEFLNVEKEKLNRLPDRRYETYDIAKRTVNTYSHIYYRYNYYSVPEKYISEKLNIRSNGKIMEIYDSSFNLIAETSPNFCVSLIIPNPSSLFNSLPKLSNKHLIQFISFSLNQRINIPGFV
- a CDS encoding IS256 family transposase; translated protein: MNRKMLKEIISNMDMDVVKELDEYGKNKLATLMEGLLIEIMGKERYEYLLENPEDKGNGTYKRSLNTGLGKLNLDVPRTRSGNFRSHLLPPKYQRYDESFEDLIFSFLINGDSKQEIVHKMKLRGLDFSEKAYDEIFEYIKTQMLEFKSKELQENYYFLYIDAYHCMVKDEKDKRVKRAVVYTVVGIDTNAQKTLLGYYSFFGSENRSTWMEVFQDLINRGMKRVLMFICDDFNGISEAIRAFFPYSDIQKCTVHASRNVYKHMKKEDASYVNKKLKEIKYSCDTFEKGIEIFKTEIIDRFKDQYKTYTKYLDSRKEELLAFLKYPEVIRKYINSTNTVESVHSSFEKQRLKKGGFFQSMDILNVALFIATDKLHKTWNVNPLIKAKRYELNQMFVAKFGKGVEE